One genomic region from Balaenoptera acutorostrata chromosome 1, mBalAcu1.1, whole genome shotgun sequence encodes:
- the LOC103012663 gene encoding LOW QUALITY PROTEIN: vasopressin V1b receptor-like (The sequence of the model RefSeq protein was modified relative to this genomic sequence to represent the inferred CDS: deleted 1 base in 1 codon) yields the protein MDPGPPWITSPTPGSTLSVPNATTPWLGRDEELAKVEIGVLATVLVLATGGNLTVLLTVGQPGRKRSRMHLFVLHLALTDLGVALFQVLPQLLWDITYRFQGPDPLCRAIKYLQVLSMFASTYMLLAMTLDRYLAVCHPLCSLQQPSRSTYPLIAAPWLLAAILSLPQVFIFSLREVIQGSGVLDCWADFRFPWGPRAYITWTTLAIFILPVAMLTACYSLICHEICKNLKVKTGAWKVEGGGWRTWNRPSPPSAPAAATRGLPSRVSSTSTISRAKIRTVKMTFVIVLAYIACWAPFFSVQMWSVWDENAPDEDSTNVSFTISMLLGNLSSCCNPWIYMGFNGHLWPRSLCRLACCGGPGPRMCRQLSSGSPSSRRAMLLTRSSVLPTLSLSPRLSQRPGPEDPLKGEEQVDRDTITETSIF from the exons ATGGATCCTGGGCCTCCTTGGATCACCAGCCCCACGCCCGGGAgcaccctctctgtccccaaTGCCACCACACCCTGGCTGGGCCGGGATGAGGAGCTGGCCAAGGTGGAGATCGGCGTCCTGGCCACTGTCCTGGTGCTGGCGACAGGGGGCAACCTGACTGTGCTGCTGACGGTGGGGCAGCCCGGCCGCAAGCGCTCCCGCATGCACCTGTTCGTGCTGCACCTGGCCCTGACGGACCTGGGCGTGGCGCTCTTCCAGGTGCTGCCCCAGCTGCTGTGGGACATCACCTACCGCTTCCAGGGCCCCGACCCCCTCTGCCGGGCCATCAAGTACCTGCAGGTGCTCAGCATGTTCGCCTCCACCTACATGCTGCTGGCCATGACGCTTGACCGCTACCTGGCCGTTTGTCACCCCCTGTGCAGCCTCCAGCAGCCCAGCAGGTCCACCTACCCTCTCATTGCAGCTCCTTGGCTGCTGGCTGCCATCCTCAGCCTCCCTCaagtcttcattttttctttacgAGAGGTGATCCAGGGCTCT GGAGTGCTGGACTGCTGGGCAGACTTCCGCTTTCCTTGGGGGCCACGGGCCTACATCACCTGGACCACCCTGGCCATCTTCATCCTGCCTGTGGCCATGCTCACGGCCTGCTACAGCCTCATCTGCCATGAAATCTGTAAGAACCTAAAAGTCAAGACCGGGGCCTGGAAGGTAGAAGGAGGGGGTTGGAGGACTTGGAACCGGCCCTCACCTCCTTCTGCACCAGCTGCAGCCACACGGGGGCTGCCATCCCGGGTCAGCAGCACCAGCACCATCTCACGGGCCAAGATCCGGACTGTGAAGATGACCTTCGTCATTGTGCTGGCCTACATCGCCTGCTGGGCGCCTTTCTTCAGCGTCCAGATGTGGTCTGTGTGGGACGAGAATGCCCCTGATGAAG ATTCAACCAATGTGTCTTTCACCATCTCCATGCTTTTGGGCAACCTCAGCAGCTGCTGCAACCCCTGGATCTACATGGGCTTCAACGGCCACCTGTGGCCGCGTTCCCTCTGCCGTCTGGCCTGCTGCGGGGGGCCGGGGCCCAGGATGTGCAGGCAGCTCTCCAGCGGCAGCCCGTCCAGCCGCCGCGCCATGCTGCTGACCCGCTCCAGTGTCCTGCCCACCCTCAGCCTCAGCCCCAGACTCAGCCAGAGGCCGGGGCCCGAAGACCCACTGAAGGGTGAAGAGCAGGTGGACAGGGACACCATCACCGAGACCAGCATCTTTTAG